The nucleotide sequence TTTTCCCACTTTCGAAAACTACGTAGAGCAGTTCCAGATTTTTGTGGATAGCATTGTCAAAGGAGGAAGCATAACCTATAACGAGGAAGATCCCGAAGTTAAAAAGGTGGTCGAGGCTTCGGAAAATGCCATCCGAAAATTACCTTATACCACGCCCGAATATTCGATAGAAGATGGCACCACTTTTTTAGAGACCCCAGAAGGGCCAATGCCTATTGAAGTCTTTGGGAAGCACAACCTGAGCAACTTGGCAGGAGCCAAGTGGATCTGCCAGAACATGGGCGTAGATGAAGACGATTTCTATGAAGCCATTGCAACGTTTTCAGGAGCGTCAAAGCGCCTTGAGAAAATTGCGGAAGGAAAAACTTCCGTAGCGTATAAAGATTTTGCACACTCACCAAGTAAAGTGGCTGCAACTACAAAAGCAGTAAAGGAACAATATGCGAACAGGAAACTAATTGCCTGTTTGGAATTGCATACGTATAGCAGTTTTAATCCTGAGTTTTTAAAGGAATACAAAGGGGCATTGGATGCAGCCGACGAAGCGGTGATTTTCTATTTGCCAGAGTCCGTTGCCATTAAAAAACTAAAGGAAGTCACTCCCGAACAAATTTCGGAAGCTTTTGAGCGAAATGACCTTAAGATCTATACCAATGCCACAGATTTTAAAGACTTTGTCTTTGGTCAAGATTACGGCAACTCGGTATTGCTTTTAATGAGTTCGGGAAATTATGGGGGATTGGACCTAAACGAATTGAAAGGGAAGTTCTCTTCGTAACGAAAGTTTTGCCAGGGGGCGCGGTGTAAAGAAGCTCTTGCTTAGGTGATTATAGGTTTTGTGGGGTATAGGGCTCTTATAAGGAATTGGAGTTTATTATATTTATATCATGCATAAAAAGCCAGTCTCGTTCTCGATCAAACATTGGTCGGACGATGATAAACCACGTGAAAAATTGGTCCGAAAAGGAAGGTCGGTGTTATCCGACGCCGAACTGGTCGCCATTTTAATCGGCTCCGGCAGTCGGGAAGAAAGCGCCGTTGAGCTGGCCAAAAGAATTTTGGCGTCGGCGAATAACAATTTAAATGAGCTGGGTAAACTATCCTTAAAACAATTGATGGCGTTCAAGGGTATCGGTGAGGCAAAGGCGGTTACCATAGCGGCGGCCTTGGAAATAGGTCGAAGAAGACGGGGAGAAGAAGCCCAAAAAATCGAGAAGATCAGTAGTAGTAGGGATGTTTTCCATTTATTGCATCCCCGAATCGGTGAGTTGCAGCATGAAGAGTTTTGGATTCTCTACCTTAGTAACGCCAATAAGGTTTTGCACAGTGCGCAGTTGAGCAAGGGCGGTTTGACGGGTACCTTGGTAGATGTCAGGATCGTAATGCGACAAGCTTTGGAGCAGGGGGCGGTCGGGTTGATACTATCGCATAACCACCCTTCGGGAACACTGCGGCCTAGCGAGGAAGACCGCAAGGTTACCCAGAAATTAAAAAAGGCGGCCGCGGCACTCGATATAAAAGTTTTGGATCATTTGATAATTACCCAGAATGATTATTATAGTTTTGCCGATGAAGGTATTCTTTAGGGCCTATTTGCCATTTGAAACCGAATCGGCCCTGAAGGCCCAATAGCAGTTGAAATTTGAACTCTTAACCGATTATGTTACTTATCTATACCCATAAGATCACACCGCGTTTCAGATATACCATGAAACAGGTATTTACCCGTATTTTGGGTATAGAGATTGTATTTACGACCAAGGTCGAAGATTTTATAAAGCATACGGGGGCTAAGATTACGTATACCAAACAGCCTTTGCAAAACGAATTTTTTGTACGGAGCAACGACCTTCTCTTCGAACAAGGTATAAATGACTTGGATATTTCGGTGGCCGATTGGGACGGGGTTCCGTGTTTTTTTAAGGCAGGCGAGCGCAGCAATCTGCCCTTCGATATATTTTCGGCCAGTTTCTACCTGTTGAGCCGTTATGAAGAGTACTTGCCCCATGTAAAGGATGTGCATGAAAGGTTTCCGGTGAAAGACAGTCTTGCCTATAAACATAAGTTTTTGAGGTCGCCGGTAGTCGATATCTGGGCCTACAGATTACTCGATGAATTAAAGTCGCGGTTTCCTGATATGGAACGCAAGCCTAAAAAGTACAGATATGTATCGGCCATAGATGTAACCACGTCGCATTGCTTTGCCTATAGGGGCGTTGTACGCAGTCTTGCCGGTCTTTTCTATGACTTGGGCTCTTTAAAGTTTAAGCGGGTGGCACAGCGACTAAAAGTTTGGTTCGACCCAGAAAAGGATCCCTACGATAACTTTTCCTTCCTCATCGATTTACATAAAAAATATAGGGTAAAGGATATTTTCTTTTTTCAGTTTGCCGACTACTCCACTTACGATAAGAATGTTTCTCCCGATAACAATAAATTCCGTTTTCTTATAAAGTCCATTGCAGATTACAGTAAGGTCGCCCTAGCGGCATCTTATAGCTCCTTTAACGATATCGATCTTTTGACGAAAGAGAAGAAAAAGTTGACCAGTGTAATCAATAGGCCTATAAATTCGTCACGTTTGCGTTATAATCGCGTGGATCTGCCCCATACCTATAGGAACTTGGTAGAGGCGGAGTTTGTTGATGATTATACTATGGGCTATACCCACGAAATCGGTTTTCGGGCCAGTACGTGTACCCCTTTTTATTTTTACGATATCAATCTAGAGGTACAACAACCCATTCGCATACATTCGTTTGCCTTTCACGATTACGCTTTTGTTGGCCATAATGACAGTAAGGCCATCATAGGGGAAATCCAGACGATATGTGATGAGGTCAAATCCGTTAACGGGGAATTTGTGTCGGTTTTTTCTAATGAACTTCTAGGGGGCGAGGAAAAAATGGACTGGAAAGACTTTTATGAAACCGTTTTAAAACAATGTCATGTTTAAGAATGTAGTTACCGATGTTTTCTTCGATTTAGACCATACCCTTTGGGATTTTGAGAAGAATTCGGCCCTTACCTTTGAAAAGATTTTTCAGGAAAACGCTATTGAGGTAGCGCTTCCCGATTTTCTAGAGGTTTATATTCCGGCGAACTTTGCCTTTTGGAAGCTTTATAGGGAAGAAAAAATAAGTAAGGAAGATCTGAGGTATCAGCGACTGAAATCGGTATTCGATGATTTGAAATATCCTGTTCCCGATAAAACCATAAACAAATTATCCGATGAGTATATCCGATACCTGTCGTCTTTCAATCATTTGTTTCCCAATGTAACCGAAATTTTAGATTATCTAAAGCCAAAGTATAAGCTCCATATTATCACCAACGGCTTTCAAGAGGTTCAAGAGAAGAAACTCAAAAATTCAAATATATACGGCTACTTTGACCAAATTATAGATTCGGAAATGGCCGGTGTAAAAAAGCCCGATCCCTTTATTTTTGAATTGGCGTTGAGAAGGGCCGAAACAAGGCCGGAAAACTCCTTGATGATAGGCGATAATTTAGAGGCCGATATATTGGGGGCACAGGCCGTAGGTTATCATGCGCTTCACTTTAACGCACATCAGGGACCAAAACACGATTTTTGTGAAATCATTGACGATTTACACGAAATAAAAACCTTTTTATAGAGTTATATTAGGTAAGACCATAATTGCGCCAACTAAGGCCTGTGTTCGGTATTGCCATGATAAAATTTATTAAATCCATTTTACTTTGTACCTTGTCTTGCCTGACACTTTTGTCGTGTATAGAGGATCAAGATTTTAACCAATATGACGAGATTGGGGTAACCCCGAACCTAGAAGCGAGTATTCTTTATGTAGAAGCCCCTGAATCTTTGGTTAACGATACGAATGGGGCAAATATCTTTTCGCGCAACTTTAATTTTGATGCCTTTAGTTCCGATGTTTTTGCAAAGCGCGTGCTCGATGGTACCATTACCTATATTGTTGAAAATACGACTAGTAAAGAGCTGCAGGTTACTGTAGAATTGCTTGATGCGGACGATAATGTTCTCGATACGGAAATAATTCCTGTAGACCCTACACCCTATAGCTTGCAACGCGATGTAGCATATGGAAGTTCGGGCCGCAGTATAGATATTATAAAGAATACCTCAAGTATACGCGTAACGGCCAATAATTTAGGAAATACTACTAGCACTTCAAATGAGCCCGAGCCAAAAATCATCTTAAAATCGAGCGGACAATTCAGAGTCGAAATAAAATGAGAGCCTCAAAACTACTGTTTATAGTCCTTTTTTGGGCAGGCTTCGCCGTTTACGGTCAGAACAAGCAGCTTCTGTACGATTTTGTCGAGATTCCACAGTCGGCCATGGTCAACCCTGGGGTCGATACCGATTTTCAATGGTATGCAGGCGTTCCATTATTGTCGGGAATGTCGCTTCAAGCAGGTTTAAGTGGTCTTTCCGTGAACGATATCTTCGCCGATGACGGTCTGAATATTAATGATAAAATACGGGAGCGGGCCATTTACGGCATGAATCCACGAGATGAGCTGAGCGGTACATTTCAAACTGAACTTTTAAGTTTTGGTTTCCGTGGTAAAAATCCCGATAATTTCTATACGGCCGGGATGTATATTGAAGGCGATGCCATTGGGTATTGGTTCCAAGATTACGCCATATTGGCCTTTGAGGGAAATGCCGATAAACTGAACCAACCCTTTGATTTAGGCCAGCTGAAGACAAGGGGCGAGTTAATGAACGTATTTCACGTCGGTTTGAACAAAAAAGTGGATAATGATCTTACGATTGGGGTGAGGGGTAAATTGTATTCCAGTATTTTCGACTTTAACTCCACCAAGAACAAAGGTACTTTTGTTACCAAGGAAGGGGTCAACAATATATATTCCAGTACCGTGGAAGCCGACATGCAATTACGTACATCAGGACTTAACGGCTTAAAGGATGCCGTTGACGAGGGAACCGTGGGAAGCACTGTCGCCAAAAGGGCCCTTTTGGGAGGCAACCTTGGGCTAGGCCTTGATTTTGGTTTTACCTATCAACTGAACGATCAAACCGTTATTACCGCTAGCCTTTTGGATTTGGGATTTGTCTACCATTCAAAAGATATTAAAAACTACAGCCTTAACGGTAAGGCCACTATTGAAGGTATAGGGATTATTTTGCCCGATGCCGCCGCAGATCCCAATGCCGATTTTTGGCAGAACCTAGTGGATGACGTTGAAGATTTTGTGCCTTTTGAAGATAATGAAGATGCTTATATAGCCTTTAGGCCTACAAAATTGTACGGGTCTTTACGTTATAATTTTGGTGAGCGTGTTGATAACAGGGCCAATTGCGCCTGTGGTGTAAATGCTTCAAGCAACCGAGCACGGGCCAAATATGTAAACAGTGTTGGTGGTCAGTTATATATTATAAATAGACCAAGAGGTCCGCAAATGGCCTTGACGGGTTTTTATCAAAGGCGATTCGGTAATTTTATGGCCCTTAAAACCACCTATACCATAGATAAGTTCTCTTATTCGAATATTGGTTTAGGACTTTCGGTACAGGCAGGACCGGTAAATATTTATGCCATGGCCGATAATCTGTTGTCTTACGGCAATTTGGCAAATAGCCATTATGCTTCTTTTCAGTTAGGATTAAATATCATATCTTGGGGCAAGAAATGATATGGCGTAGCCGATAAATGAACAACTTCAAGGTTTGGCACGCTTTTTTCATCTTCCTATTTACAAATATTAAAAACAACAATTGTGAAGTATATATTCCTAACCTGTTTTTTCATGGTAAGTCTCATCGGTATGGCCCAAGACCAGTTGAACGATTATAAGTATATCATCGTTCCCAAAAAATTCGATGGCTTTAAAAAAGAGAACCAATACCAGACCAGTACCCTTGTAAAATTTCTGTTTACCGAAAAAGGGTTTCAAGCCGTTTATGAAGATGAACTGCCCGGCGAACTGAACAACAATAGATGTTTGGGCCTAGTGGCGAACCTTATTGACGATTCATCGATGTTCACTACCAAGGCGGGAGTGGTTTTGGAGAATTGCAAGGGGCAAGAGGTATTTACTACCGCCATAGGTAAAAGCAAGGAGAAAGATTACAAGCTGGCCTATGGCCAGGCCTTGAGAAACGCTTTCAAATCTTTTGATACCGTGAATTATAGCTACAATGGAAAGGCCGATACATCGGAGCCTGTTCGTGTAAGCTTTAAGGATGATGTCAAGCAGGTTGAGGAGAAGGCGCCTTACGAACCAAAGAACAGACAGCCCATGGTGGAGCAAGTGGCCACTAAGGAAACCCAAAGTTATAAGGACAATACGCCACAACCTTCCAATTATAAGTCAGTGCAATCGCCACAAGCCGTAGCTCCTGCCCCAAGTGTCGTTATCAACGCGTCGCAATCGGATAAGGGCACCCTTTACGCACAGGAAATACCCAACGGGTTTCAATTGGTAGACAGTACCCCTAAAATTCAGCTGAAGATATTTAAGACTTCCTTGCCCAATTACTTTTTAGCCGAAGGCGATGGGGAAAACGGCGTGGTATTTCAGCAGGGCGGAAAATGGTATTTTGAGCAGTACGTCGATGGGAAGCTTAAGACGGAAGAATTGGCCGTAAAGTTCTAGTGGTCGTATTTACCCTTCCATCTATTTTTTAAAAATTCTTTAATGGCATTCTCCCGCGAATTGTTTCCGGGCTCGTAAAAGGGAGTCCCTGATAGTTCCTCGGGAAGAAATTCGGCTTCTACAAAATTGTTTTCATAATCATGTGCATAACGGTATTCGGCACCGTACCCCAAATCCTTCATTAGTTTGGTGGGGGCGTTGCGTAAAGGTAGGGGCACGGAAAGATCTCCGGTTTCCCTCACTTTTTGTTGTGCCTTTTTGATGGCCATATAACTGGCGTTGCTCTTAGGCGATGTGGCCAAGTAAACCGCACACTGGCTCAAAATAATGCTAGCTTCCGGATACCCGATTGTGGTAACGGCCTGGAAAGCATTATTGGCTATGACCAAGGCGGTAGGGTTGGCAAGACCGATATCTTCAGAGGCCGAAATAAGAAGTCTTCGGGCAATGAATTTTACATCTTCGCCGCCTTCGATCATTCTGGCCAGCCAATAAACGGCACCATTGGGGTCGCTCCCTCGAATGGATTTGATAAAGGCAGAGATAATATCGTAATGTTGTTCGCCGGTTTTATCGTAAAGTACCGTATTCTTTTGCACTTTGCTCATTACCAGCTCGTCGGTGATCTGAACGCTATCTCCCGCCTCGGAATTGACGACCAGTTCAAAAATATTCAGCAATTTTCTTCCGTCACCGCCCGATAGCCGCATAAGGGCTTCGGTTTCTTTGAGCTCTATATTTTTTGTTTTTAGATATTTGTCTTGCTGTATGGCCCTTTTAAGAAGGTTCTCGAGGTCATCTTTTCCAAAAGGGTTCAATACATATACCTGACAACGCGATAGGAGGGCGGGAATCACTTCAAAACTCGGATTTTCCGTTGTGGCCCCTACCAAGGTAACCCAGCCTTTTTCAACTGCGGCCAAGAGCGAATCTTGTTGCGATTTGCTAAAACGATGGATCTCATCAATGAACAAAATAGGGTTCTTGGAAGTAAAAAGTCCCCCACTTTGTTTGGCCTTGTCGATTACCTCTCGAATATCCTTGACGCCACTATTGATGGCACTAAGCACGTAAAACGGACGTTGGCTTTCGTTGGCGATAATGTTGGCCAAGGTAGTTTTGCCCGTACCCGGAGGCCCCCAAAGAATGAGGGAAGGTATAATGCCCCTTTTTATTTGGTTCGTTAATGAGCCGTCCTTACCAATCAAATGGTGTTGGCTGATGTAGTCATCTAGGGTTTTGGGGCGAATGCGTTCGGCTAAAGGTTCGTTCATGGTGCAAAAATATAATAAAGTTGGCAGAAGATGGTTTCATATAGCAGAGGAAACACGCTTTTTCAAAAGAGTTATAAAGCCTGTTGGGTACTGACGATTTAGCAGTTTGCAAAGAGTTGGCTAACTTATTGTTAATTTTAAGATATGTCGGATAACGCCTATTTCAAATTTACGAACAGTGTAGTTGTAGCCCCTTTGTTGGCTATACTCTCGATATGGACGGTCTTTTGGGTTGAATTGCGCTTTAAAGTCAACTTGAACGACTATGGCATATACCCGCAGCGGGTTTCGGGCTTAAAAGGCATAATTTTCAGTCCTTTTATTCATGGTTCGGTAGAGCATCTCTATAACAATACCATTCCATTGGCAGTGTTGACCGCCTCATTGTTTTATTTTTATAGGGGTATAGCCTTAAGGGTGCTCGTTATGGGTATTTTGATTTCCGGATTGTTTACTTGGGCAATCGGTAGGCCTTCTTATCATATCGGGGCAAGTGGCGTTATTTATCTTTTGGCCAGTTTTATTTTTTTTAAGGGGATTTTTACAAAGCATTACCGATTGGTGGCCTTGTCGCTGATCGTGGTTTTTATCTACGGGAGTATGCTTTGGTATATCTTTCCCATAGAAGATGGAATTTCTTGGGAAGGGCATCTCGGGGGATTTTTGGGCGGACTTTTATTGGCCTTCGTGCTAAAGTCCGAAATACCGCCCGTAAAAAAGTACGATTGGGAAAAAGAAGACTATGACGAGGAAGCCGATGAGTTTCTACGGCAGTTCGATGAATACGGAAATTTTATTGAGAAAGCCCCAGAACAGGAGGTTCCCGAGGATACGGTGAAAGTTACGTATCACTACAAGGAGCAAAAACCCGATGATTTTTCTGGGGAAGCTAGTAAATAGGTAAGTCGCTTGTTCCTATACCTAAGATTTAGGCAAGGCCCTTTGCCGTACCGCTTCATATAGGAATACCGCACAGGCAACCGAAACGTTAAGCGATTCTATTTCGCCCAACAGGGGCAATTTGGCAAGGTGGTCGGCCGCTTTTAGGGTAGAGGGGGAGATGCCCCGATCTTCAGAACCCATAACTATGGCCGATGGTCCGCTAAAGGAAATGTCGTATATAGAAGTATCGGTCTTTTCGGTCGCTGCCACAACACTGATGCCACTGGCCTGTAAATAGTAGACAGCGTCTTTTATATGGTCGACCTT is from Zobellia galactanivorans and encodes:
- a CDS encoding UDP-N-acetylmuramate--L-alanine ligase, with translation MQIHFIAIGGSAMHNLALALAHKGDMVTGSDDVIFEPSKSRLKAKGLLPESFGWYPEKIHEDLDAVILGMHAKEDNPELLKAQELGIKIYSYPEFLYEHSKDKTRVVIGGSHGKTTITSMILHVLNYHDREVDFMVGAQLEGFERMVHLTDHNDFMVLEGDEYLSSPIDRRPKFHLYKPNIALLSGIAWDHINVFPTFENYVEQFQIFVDSIVKGGSITYNEEDPEVKKVVEASENAIRKLPYTTPEYSIEDGTTFLETPEGPMPIEVFGKHNLSNLAGAKWICQNMGVDEDDFYEAIATFSGASKRLEKIAEGKTSVAYKDFAHSPSKVAATTKAVKEQYANRKLIACLELHTYSSFNPEFLKEYKGALDAADEAVIFYLPESVAIKKLKEVTPEQISEAFERNDLKIYTNATDFKDFVFGQDYGNSVLLLMSSGNYGGLDLNELKGKFSS
- the radC gene encoding RadC family protein — its product is MHKKPVSFSIKHWSDDDKPREKLVRKGRSVLSDAELVAILIGSGSREESAVELAKRILASANNNLNELGKLSLKQLMAFKGIGEAKAVTIAAALEIGRRRRGEEAQKIEKISSSRDVFHLLHPRIGELQHEEFWILYLSNANKVLHSAQLSKGGLTGTLVDVRIVMRQALEQGAVGLILSHNHPSGTLRPSEEDRKVTQKLKKAAAALDIKVLDHLIITQNDYYSFADEGIL
- a CDS encoding polysaccharide deacetylase family protein; protein product: MLLIYTHKITPRFRYTMKQVFTRILGIEIVFTTKVEDFIKHTGAKITYTKQPLQNEFFVRSNDLLFEQGINDLDISVADWDGVPCFFKAGERSNLPFDIFSASFYLLSRYEEYLPHVKDVHERFPVKDSLAYKHKFLRSPVVDIWAYRLLDELKSRFPDMERKPKKYRYVSAIDVTTSHCFAYRGVVRSLAGLFYDLGSLKFKRVAQRLKVWFDPEKDPYDNFSFLIDLHKKYRVKDIFFFQFADYSTYDKNVSPDNNKFRFLIKSIADYSKVALAASYSSFNDIDLLTKEKKKLTSVINRPINSSRLRYNRVDLPHTYRNLVEAEFVDDYTMGYTHEIGFRASTCTPFYFYDINLEVQQPIRIHSFAFHDYAFVGHNDSKAIIGEIQTICDEVKSVNGEFVSVFSNELLGGEEKMDWKDFYETVLKQCHV
- a CDS encoding YjjG family noncanonical pyrimidine nucleotidase, producing MFKNVVTDVFFDLDHTLWDFEKNSALTFEKIFQENAIEVALPDFLEVYIPANFAFWKLYREEKISKEDLRYQRLKSVFDDLKYPVPDKTINKLSDEYIRYLSSFNHLFPNVTEILDYLKPKYKLHIITNGFQEVQEKKLKNSNIYGYFDQIIDSEMAGVKKPDPFIFELALRRAETRPENSLMIGDNLEADILGAQAVGYHALHFNAHQGPKHDFCEIIDDLHEIKTFL
- a CDS encoding DUF5723 family protein; the encoded protein is MRASKLLFIVLFWAGFAVYGQNKQLLYDFVEIPQSAMVNPGVDTDFQWYAGVPLLSGMSLQAGLSGLSVNDIFADDGLNINDKIRERAIYGMNPRDELSGTFQTELLSFGFRGKNPDNFYTAGMYIEGDAIGYWFQDYAILAFEGNADKLNQPFDLGQLKTRGELMNVFHVGLNKKVDNDLTIGVRGKLYSSIFDFNSTKNKGTFVTKEGVNNIYSSTVEADMQLRTSGLNGLKDAVDEGTVGSTVAKRALLGGNLGLGLDFGFTYQLNDQTVITASLLDLGFVYHSKDIKNYSLNGKATIEGIGIILPDAAADPNADFWQNLVDDVEDFVPFEDNEDAYIAFRPTKLYGSLRYNFGERVDNRANCACGVNASSNRARAKYVNSVGGQLYIINRPRGPQMALTGFYQRRFGNFMALKTTYTIDKFSYSNIGLGLSVQAGPVNIYAMADNLLSYGNLANSHYASFQLGLNIISWGKK
- a CDS encoding replication-associated recombination protein A, whose amino-acid sequence is MNEPLAERIRPKTLDDYISQHHLIGKDGSLTNQIKRGIIPSLILWGPPGTGKTTLANIIANESQRPFYVLSAINSGVKDIREVIDKAKQSGGLFTSKNPILFIDEIHRFSKSQQDSLLAAVEKGWVTLVGATTENPSFEVIPALLSRCQVYVLNPFGKDDLENLLKRAIQQDKYLKTKNIELKETEALMRLSGGDGRKLLNIFELVVNSEAGDSVQITDELVMSKVQKNTVLYDKTGEQHYDIISAFIKSIRGSDPNGAVYWLARMIEGGEDVKFIARRLLISASEDIGLANPTALVIANNAFQAVTTIGYPEASIILSQCAVYLATSPKSNASYMAIKKAQQKVRETGDLSVPLPLRNAPTKLMKDLGYGAEYRYAHDYENNFVEAEFLPEELSGTPFYEPGNNSRENAIKEFLKNRWKGKYDH
- a CDS encoding rhomboid family intramembrane serine protease, which translates into the protein MSDNAYFKFTNSVVVAPLLAILSIWTVFWVELRFKVNLNDYGIYPQRVSGLKGIIFSPFIHGSVEHLYNNTIPLAVLTASLFYFYRGIALRVLVMGILISGLFTWAIGRPSYHIGASGVIYLLASFIFFKGIFTKHYRLVALSLIVVFIYGSMLWYIFPIEDGISWEGHLGGFLGGLLLAFVLKSEIPPVKKYDWEKEDYDEEADEFLRQFDEYGNFIEKAPEQEVPEDTVKVTYHYKEQKPDDFSGEASK